Within the Erigeron canadensis isolate Cc75 chromosome 6, C_canadensis_v1, whole genome shotgun sequence genome, the region TGGACGAAATGTATCAGCTGCAAAATTCATAACGAAACTCGATCAACttgaaaaaactttaaaaagtaTAGAGCCCATATTTTATGATAGCTCCAGGTTGAACCAAGTGTTGGATCGTCCGGAAACAGAGATAAAAATGTTCATAAGCTACCTGGAGGAAGGGAAGATGCTCATTCTCAAGTGCTCTAGAATCAAATTTTGGAATGTGCATCAAAACTCTCTGCATTCCAATAAGTTGATTCAGTTAAACAACGAGCTCTTGAGGTTTTTTCAAGTAGAATTGCATACAGATATGATGATGATTGGGGTTCATGATTTGACAGTCAAAATGAATGAAGTTCCTTCAACACTTACTAGTCGTGGACATCCGAATCACTCCGGGTCATGTAGTGTTCCTTTGCTTCCGAATGGTATAGTTGGATTCGATAGTCATCTTGACGAGTTGAAGGACAGGCTGCTTAAGGATGACGACCAAGTGTTGGTGGTTTCAGCTCCTGGAGGTTATGGCAAAACTACTTTAGCGAAAATGCTTTGCCATGAAAAGAACATAAAAGGTATATGTTTGTTTCTTAAGCATATTAAACTGCATATTTAACTAATCTAATAAGAATAAGCACTTTTAAAATAGCCAGGTTAGTACTTGCTTATTTTTTCAGTAGAAAAGTCCGTATGAAtaagcaatcccaaacacccccttgATTAACTAGTTATTTTTCTGAATTTTGTGAGTAAGTGGAAAGCATGCTACATCATTCATTCTTAACAATATTTTATCAACTAGTTTATATTGAACTAGTATAATTTCTTTTGACAGACATATTTGGTGAGAATATACTTTATGTCACCGTCTCAATACCATCCAGTTTTAAGCTTGTTGTCCAAAAACTATTTGAACATTTTGGTGAAAATCATTGCGACCTTGAAACCGACGACGAAGCCAGGCATCAACTGGAGAAACTGATGCCACATATGGGTTCGGATAAAATATTGTTGGTACTGGATGATGTGTGGTCGGAATCTGAATCTATTATTCAGGATCTTAGGTTCCCTATGCCTGGTTACAAAATTTTGGTCACGTCAAGATTCTTGTTTCCAAGGTTTCATTCCACGTTCGAGCTTACATTGATGAATGAAGAAGATGCAAGAACCCTTTTTTgctatttagcatttcccaatGACGGGATTCCTGTTAACGTGCCAGATGATATCGTGAACAAGGTAGAAGAACGAATACTAATTTTATTGATTCTAATGACCATATGTGATACTTGTAAAGCATCAAAATGACTATTTGTGTGTCATTGTGGATGTAGATTGTTAAATTATGTCGAGGACTCCCGTTAGCGCTTACTGCAGCTGCTGCATCGCTGAGTGGGCAACCTTTACTCAAATGGAGACGAACTCTTAAAATAATGTCGGATGGTCATCCCATTTTACATTCAAATAGCAGCATAATTCTTAGTCAAAAGTCAAGAATTGATGCACTGGATGAACTTCCCATCGTTAAAGAATGTTTCTTGGACATGGGATTGTTTCCTGCAGATGAACGGATTGCAGCCATGGCTCTCGTGGATATGTGGGTAGAGTTGTACAATCTTGATGATGAGGGGATGTATACGAGTGACAACCTTATTGAGCTCTCATTGAGAAGTCTCATCAATCTTTCTTCACTAAGGTACTAATAGATTCATAGTATATGTTGACATGTTGTTTCTCCATTTGttaactaatacatatatacatatataattctaCAGGAAAGAAGTAGGTGAACTAGATGGATATTGTGATGGGCTCTATGTCACGAAAGACGTTCTGCTGAGAGAACTGGCCATCCACCTAAGCAGCCAGGAGCCCGTTGCAGAACGAAAGCGATTGTTCGTTGAAGTTCATGGAAACGAGTTTCCCACTTGGTGGATAGAACAAATAGCACAACCCATCAATGCCCAAATCTTGTCTATATCAACAGGtaggtttcatttttttttttcatttcctcaAGCCTAAATTTATATGTTTCATATGTTGTAATTTTACCATAACGCTTAATTGCAGATGAAACGTTTGTCTCAAATTGGTATGATCTAATAGCACCTAAAGTTGAAGTGTTGGCATTGAATGTACATAGCGAAGAATACACTCTACCCCAGTTCATCGAAAGAATGCACCTACTGAAGGTTTTACGTATCACGAGCTACGATCTTTATCCTTCTCAACTACACAATCTTTCAGTGATGGGTTATTTATCCAACCTAAAAAGAATCAGATTCGAACACGTTTCAATTTCATCCTCTATCCAACCCATATTTG harbors:
- the LOC122605740 gene encoding probable disease resistance protein At5g66900 isoform X1 → MAAVIQTALELAFLELLKAVVGRNVSAAKFITKLDQLEKTLKSIEPIFYDSSRLNQVLDRPETEIKMFISYLEEGKMLILKCSRIKFWNVHQNSLHSNKLIQLNNELLRFFQVELHTDMMMIGVHDLTVKMNEVPSTLTSRGHPNHSGSCSVPLLPNGIVGFDSHLDELKDRLLKDDDQVLVVSAPGGYGKTTLAKMLCHEKNIKDIFGENILYVTVSIPSSFKLVVQKLFEHFGENHCDLETDDEARHQLEKLMPHMGSDKILLVLDDVWSESESIIQDLRFPMPGYKILVTSRFLFPRFHSTFELTLMNEEDARTLFCYLAFPNDGIPVNVPDDIVNKIVKLCRGLPLALTAAAASLSGQPLLKWRRTLKIMSDGHPILHSNSSIILSQKSRIDALDELPIVKECFLDMGLFPADERIAAMALVDMWVELYNLDDEGMYTSDNLIELSLRSLINLSSLRKEVGELDGYCDGLYVTKDVLLRELAIHLSSQEPVAERKRLFVEVHGNEFPTWWIEQIAQPINAQILSISTDETFVSNWYDLIAPKVEVLALNVHSEEYTLPQFIERMHLLKVLRITSYDLYPSQLHNLSVMGYLSNLKRIRFEHVSISSSIQPIFALQNLRKLSFVLCEIGNALISCTTKSPPMLLPNLTEIEIDRCYDIKELPSELCNLVQLKKLSLTDCHQLEFLPEELGSLSNLVKLGLRCCTKLQELPQSIGSLNKLIFLDISDCSNISTLPAGIGELCGLRVLKMSGCRRLQELPMSMSKLWQLEEVICDEEMLNWWMNHESKLYNLNIKVVEDDDRFESFMENIHSEEAPSIGCMVHERHNSQSCGSDFSYDSLPSYCDVAPRCGSPASEYNGAQNVSNLRDVVLAEVDV
- the LOC122605740 gene encoding probable disease resistance protein At5g66900 isoform X2 codes for the protein MAAVIQTALELAFLELLKAVVGRNVSAAKFITKLDQLEKTLKSIEPIFYDSSRLNQVLDRPETEIKMFISYLEEGKMLILKCSRIKFWNVHQNSLHSNKLIQLNNELLRFFQVELHTDMMMIGVHDLTVKMNEVPSTLTSRGHPNHSGSCSVPLLPNGIVGFDSHLDELKDRLLKDDDQVLVVSAPGGYGKTTLAKMLCHEKNIKDIFGENILYVTVSIPSSFKLVVQKLFEHFGENHCDLETDDEARHQLEKLMPHMGSDKILLVLDDVWSESESIIQDLRFPMPGYKILVTSRFLFPRFHSTFELTLMNEEDARTLFCYLAFPNDGIPVNVPDDIVNKIVKLCRGLPLALTAAAASLSGQPLLKWRRTLKIMSDGHPILHSNSSIILSQKSRIDALDELPIVKECFLDMGLFPADERIAAMALVDMWVELYNLDDEGMYTSDNLIELSLRSLINLSSLRKEVGELDGYCDGLYVTKDVLLRELAIHLSSQEPVAERKRLFVEVHGNEFPTWWIEQIAQPINAQILSISTDETFVSNWYDLIAPKVEVLALNVHSEEYTLPQFIERMHLLKVLRITSYDLYPSQLHNLSVMGYLSNLKRIRFEHVSISSSIQPIFALQNLRKLSFVLCEIGNALISCTTKSPPMLLPNLTEIEIDRCYDIKELPSELCNLVQLKKLSLTDCHQLEFLPEELGSLSNLVKLGLRCCTKLQELPQSIGSLNKLIFLDISDCSNISTLPAGIGELCGLRVLKMSGCRRLQELPMSMSKLWQLEEVICDEEMLNWWMNHESKLYNLNIKVVEDDDRFESFMENIHEEAPSIGCMVHERHNSQSCGSDFSYDSLPSYCDVAPRCGSPASEYNGAQNVSNLRDVVLAEVDV